A region of Coturnix japonica isolate 7356 chromosome 15, Coturnix japonica 2.1, whole genome shotgun sequence DNA encodes the following proteins:
- the LOC116654104 gene encoding coiled-coil domain-containing protein 157-like has protein sequence MAHLLGHPGCMASLQADLRDLQGAIADVTSRTGPARFPSWKFPNKVSCELDLLALLERYSHAEGDPEFSQHAHVVLLELVIDR, from the coding sequence ATGGCTCACCTCCTGGGCCACCCCGGCTGCATGGCGAGCCTGCAGGCCGACCTGAGGGACCTGCAAGGAGCCATCGCCGACGTCACCTCCCGCACCGGCCCTGCACGATTCCCATCCTGGAAGTTCCCCAACAAAGTGTCCTGTGAGCTGGACCTGCTGGCGCTGCTGGAGCGGTACAGTCACGCCGAGGGGGATCCTGAGTTCAGCCAGCATGCGcatgtggtgctgctggagctggtgaTAGACAGGTGA